A genomic stretch from Spongiibacter nanhainus includes:
- a CDS encoding oxygenase MpaB family protein, producing MTERTSYMGWKLDFTQPPGEPAYTEPDSITWQIFKNPIARVIGGVTAVLLEFADPRIRSGVWDHSIYKVDPVGRAERTGYAASIGTYGPASAARKVIGGVNRMHAKVEGTTPDGQPYKALDQELLDWVAATAGFGFFKAYDRFVSPFSKDEELQYFSEGGEIPKLYGVKRSPSSIADFEDMMMELEPGFEPHPINEEFLQVLKASGKERKVPAFLLHHLVCASVDILPPIVRERLNLGKEYDLTPMGRIIVKIVAKLADRIPNTNSPAAQASERLGLPRKFLWMSKKKQAKLMAELRAKGGLQSPTPPAAETTS from the coding sequence ATGACCGAACGCACATCTTACATGGGCTGGAAGCTCGACTTTACCCAGCCCCCTGGAGAGCCCGCCTACACCGAACCCGATTCGATTACCTGGCAGATATTTAAAAACCCCATCGCCCGGGTGATCGGCGGTGTTACAGCGGTGCTCCTGGAGTTTGCCGATCCGCGCATCCGCAGCGGCGTATGGGATCACTCTATCTATAAAGTGGACCCTGTTGGCCGTGCTGAACGCACAGGTTATGCCGCTTCAATTGGTACATACGGCCCTGCCAGTGCAGCGCGCAAAGTGATCGGCGGTGTCAATCGGATGCACGCCAAAGTCGAGGGCACCACGCCAGACGGACAGCCCTACAAGGCGCTCGACCAGGAGCTCCTGGATTGGGTCGCGGCCACCGCCGGCTTCGGCTTTTTCAAAGCCTACGACCGTTTTGTGTCGCCCTTCAGCAAAGACGAGGAGCTGCAATACTTTAGCGAGGGTGGCGAAATACCCAAGTTGTACGGCGTCAAACGCAGCCCCTCATCCATCGCCGACTTCGAAGATATGATGATGGAGCTGGAACCGGGCTTTGAGCCACATCCAATTAATGAGGAATTTCTCCAGGTGCTTAAAGCCTCCGGCAAAGAGCGCAAAGTCCCCGCCTTTTTGCTTCACCACCTGGTATGCGCGTCGGTAGACATCCTGCCGCCCATCGTGCGGGAGCGCTTAAATCTGGGTAAGGAATACGATCTCACTCCGATGGGGCGCATTATCGTAAAAATAGTTGCCAAACTGGCAGATCGGATCCCCAACACCAACAGCCCGGCTGCACAAGCCTCCGAGCGCCTGGGACTACCCCGCAAGTTCTTGTGGATGAGCAAGAAAAAGCAGGCCAAGCTAATGGCCGAGCTCCGAGCCAAAGGCGGCCTCCAGAGCCCCACTCCCCCAGCTGCCGAAACCACCAGCTAA
- the pip gene encoding prolyl aminopeptidase — MDTLYPPPQDIQRTTLSAGRHRLHVETSGNPRGLPVLFLHGGPGSGCRPHHHRFFNPQHYHIILLDQRGCGRSQPHGGLQDNTTWHLIDDIEALRTSLNISSWMLFGGSWGAALALVYAQHYPRAVSSMILRGSFLARKADLHWLTQRGANRHFPLAWQQFSNAVNDYEQHDMVSAYYQRLCSDDHRTQLMYAKLWETWSSVVTLGRERPSPSSVSLSQLEEKLLIEKASIALHYAYHDYFLDQHPIADHLHQLPQVPIKIIHGRDDYLCRLSASETLAKHLPWASMSRVNNGGHLAEDSLICRELVKATDAFAQNLVFD, encoded by the coding sequence ATGGATACCCTCTACCCGCCTCCTCAAGATATTCAACGCACTACCCTGAGTGCGGGCCGACATCGTTTGCATGTTGAGACCAGCGGTAATCCCCGCGGGCTGCCGGTGTTATTCCTTCACGGCGGTCCAGGTTCCGGTTGCCGGCCCCACCACCACCGCTTTTTTAACCCCCAGCACTATCACATCATCTTGCTCGACCAACGGGGCTGTGGACGCTCCCAACCCCATGGCGGTCTCCAAGACAATACAACATGGCACCTTATCGACGATATTGAAGCATTGCGAACGTCCCTGAATATCTCCAGTTGGATGCTATTTGGCGGTTCCTGGGGGGCGGCGCTGGCCCTGGTATATGCACAGCATTACCCCCGGGCCGTATCATCGATGATTCTGCGGGGCAGCTTCCTGGCTCGAAAGGCCGATCTTCACTGGCTCACTCAACGCGGTGCCAATCGCCACTTCCCCTTGGCTTGGCAGCAATTTAGTAATGCAGTGAATGACTACGAACAACACGACATGGTGTCTGCCTACTACCAGCGACTATGCAGTGACGACCACAGGACGCAATTAATGTATGCCAAACTGTGGGAGACATGGTCAAGCGTCGTAACCTTGGGAAGAGAGCGCCCTTCGCCATCTAGCGTCTCACTATCTCAGCTTGAAGAAAAGTTACTAATAGAGAAAGCCAGTATTGCGCTGCATTACGCCTATCACGACTATTTTCTCGACCAACACCCTATCGCCGATCATTTACACCAACTGCCCCAAGTGCCCATCAAAATCATCCATGGGCGCGATGATTATCTGTGCCGCCTTAGCGCCTCAGAAACTCTCGCCAAGCACTTGCCCTGGGCCAGCATGAGTCGCGTCAACAACGGCGGCCACCTAGCCGAGGACTCACTTATTTGCCGCGAGCTAGTGAAGGCCACCGAC
- a CDS encoding c-type cytochrome — translation MKIWPIPVGVMLLWCAPFVGAETGKSGEEVYQAICQACHASGVGNAPVMGDPVAWSSRAEAGMEALYDHAINGLSDKGVMPPMGMCMQCSEEEVKAAVDYILEQSR, via the coding sequence ATGAAAATCTGGCCAATTCCTGTTGGCGTTATGCTGCTATGGTGCGCGCCCTTTGTCGGTGCTGAGACCGGTAAATCCGGTGAAGAGGTGTACCAGGCTATTTGTCAGGCTTGCCATGCCAGCGGTGTGGGTAATGCTCCGGTTATGGGTGACCCCGTAGCGTGGTCATCACGAGCTGAGGCCGGTATGGAGGCGCTTTACGACCACGCTATTAACGGTCTGTCCGATAAAGGTGTGATGCCGCCAATGGGAATGTGCATGCAGTGCAGTGAAGAGGAAGTCAAAGCGGCGGTGGACTACATATTGGAGCAAAGCCGCTAA
- a CDS encoding LysR substrate-binding domain-containing protein, producing MKVNLRSVDLNLLTIFDALVQEQNMSRAAEKLGMSQPAVSSALQRLRLTFKDELFIRSAAGMIPTPRARTIHDKVQESLSLIAAAISTEGDFDPASEEREFTLLADDYLEMVSFGPLLAQLAQLGSGLSLYNKVPDKLDFGSALRRLEADAAIHFSLPEDMDKLEGERISEEPLVAVCRQQHPRIDNELDASRYFDEAHVSLIRSDQEKSLLEKALGGGVSVERKVKLYIHSFTAMASVVSHTDTIGTMPITIAQTLAPAYRLKSFPLPLDINTIPVWLMWPSALNSDSGHRWFMQFLRDNSAANSLSE from the coding sequence ATGAAAGTGAACCTGCGCTCCGTCGACCTCAACCTGCTCACGATCTTTGACGCCTTGGTGCAGGAGCAGAACATGTCCCGGGCGGCAGAGAAACTGGGTATGAGTCAGCCAGCGGTGAGCTCTGCTTTGCAGCGGCTGCGACTGACCTTCAAAGACGAGTTATTTATCCGCAGCGCCGCCGGGATGATTCCCACTCCCAGAGCACGGACGATTCACGACAAGGTTCAGGAGTCCCTGTCACTCATCGCCGCCGCTATAAGCACAGAAGGCGACTTTGACCCGGCAAGCGAGGAGCGGGAATTTACACTGCTGGCGGACGACTACTTGGAGATGGTGTCCTTTGGCCCACTGCTGGCCCAACTCGCCCAACTGGGCTCAGGGCTGAGCCTGTACAACAAGGTCCCCGATAAACTCGATTTTGGCAGCGCCTTACGGCGCCTGGAGGCCGATGCGGCCATTCACTTTTCGCTGCCCGAGGACATGGACAAACTGGAAGGGGAACGAATAAGCGAAGAGCCGCTGGTTGCAGTCTGTCGACAACAGCACCCCCGAATCGACAACGAACTGGACGCCAGTCGCTACTTTGATGAAGCGCACGTCTCCCTTATTCGCAGCGATCAGGAAAAATCATTACTGGAAAAAGCTCTGGGCGGCGGCGTGTCGGTAGAGCGCAAAGTAAAGCTCTATATACACAGCTTCACAGCCATGGCCTCGGTGGTTAGCCATACCGATACCATTGGCACCATGCCCATTACGATTGCCCAAACCCTGGCGCCAGCCTACCGGCTTAAAAGCTTCCCACTGCCACTGGATATTAATACCATCCCAGTATGGCTGATGTGGCCCAGTGCCCTCAACAGCGACAGCGGTCATCGTTGGTTTATGCAATTTCTTCGCGACAACAGTGCAGCCAACAGTCTCAGCGAATAA